TTCCAGTGCGTTTAAGGCGCTTCGATATGGCTGATCACACCAATGGTCCTGCCAGATAACCGCAGGCTTTCCAGTGCGTTTAAGGCAGCATCCAGGGTCTCGCTGTCCAGTGTGCCAAAGCCCTCGTCCAAAAACAATGATTCCAGCCTGGACCGTCCGCTGCTCAGTTCTGACAGTGCCAAAGCCAGCCCCAGGCTGACCAGAAATGACTCGCCGCCGGACAGGGTCTCGACCGGGCGTTGTTCGCCTGTGTTCCACAGGTCTATTACCACCATATCCTTCAGGTCAACAGCCCTTTATGCATACCTAGAGGCTATATAAGATAACTGGCGGTTTGGGATTGTAATGAGCAGGTCTAACATGGTCTGCAGGGCAAAGTCCCTCAGGCTATTTGCAGGTATTACCCCTGCAAGTTTCTGCCATCGTTCCATTTCAACTCTTGTCCTTTCGAGTTTTTTTTAAGAGGTGCTAATTATCCTTAGATTTGAAGTCGTCTGGTTAAATCTGGCACAGGATAGCAATCTGGTTATTATCTACACACTGGCACACCATCCCTGAATAGCCTACATCCAGCATGACAATGAACTGGAGAAGGCAAAAGCTGATATTGTGGTTGCTGTTGACAAGGTCGTTGTTATGTGGGTTTTTTATTCATATCTATGCATATTACATAGAAATCATTAAAATTATTGCAATATCGGTTATTTTCGATTCGATTTTAAATGCTTCCATTTGATTATCGGGTGGTCTTTTAGCCCCTCATTAAATATCCCGTCATCATCGACCAGGTCTGGATTGAACATGCTTTGAGTGTAAAATGTCTCAATCATTTTAATCTCATTTTCTTTTAATTGGCCTATGATATTTTGTGTAAAATCCAGAACATCCTTTTTGATAGCCTGATAATCGATATTATCTTCCAGATTCACCATTCTTGCAAGATTGTCAAAATGCAAAGAATTGCAGAGAAGACTGTTTATATTGATCTCATTTAGTTTTGGTTTGCCCATGAGTATGCTTTCAATAACCGCACATTTTCGAAACACATCCATATCGAAATCCTGCCTTGCAATTGTGTAAACGTCATATAGGTCCCTGGCTGATCGTCTCCGTAAAAAAGTGCACCATTTATTTGCAAACAATTCTTCTTTAGGTGGCGTTTTTACTTTGAATTTATCATTCCTGCAAATATGGTTAAAATCCGCAAGGATGTCTGATCTTAGCAGTGGAAATCTTCGCATGTATCCGATTTCTATTTGAAAACTGTCCATTTTCCCAACTGAATTCCTGTAATATACAACCATCCTGCCAAGCGGGTAACTTGAATCGATCTTTATATCGGCATCTACGTATCCCTGTGTATAAAGTACCTGTTTTATTACGTGATCAATTCTGGTTCTAACCTCTCCCCAATCATCCTCGTCGATGTGCCGGTAATTGAAATCTAAATCCACAGAAAGTCTTGCCAGTGGTTTTGTGTAAATAAAGTTGATAGCTGTTCCACCGATTAGTGACAGCCGCTCTTTTAAAAAGGGAACGTCCATCATTTTTTCAAGCATGGTTGAAATGCGGCATACTTTTTCAATTTCGAGCCGATGGAAACCTGTTACTTCCTGCATTTCATTGTAATTATACACCGTTTAACTTCCTTTATCTAAAGATACTCAACAAATACTGCAGGAACGTAAAGATTCCAATCTTTATTTAAAGTACTGCTGACCGATCTTTCAAGGTACTTTGGAGTTTTTGGTTTATATGCTTTAATTTTGTTTAATATTTCATCACTCAGATGTTCATAGAACACAGACTGCTCACGTAACAGTTCAAGTACAAAACCAACTTTGGCATAAAGACTTTTTTTGCTGTACATGTCAAGAATGTCAATTATTTTCCCAAAATCAAGTCCACTTAAGATACTGAGACTTTTAAAGCATTCCTCCCATCCACCGGCATAATCCGGTCTGTCCACACAATCAACAAGAGTGCGTTCTTTACTACTCACCTTTATTTCAGCAGTGCGGTACTTTTTTGATTCAATATCAAAGAAAATCTCTTTAGTAAAGATCGGTTTAAAATTAAGGTTTTGGTACTTAAAAGGAGAAAAACGATCTTCGGGAAGGACTGTAATGTACACTTCGTTATAATGACTATATGCTGACCCATAATATTCAAGAGCAGAATGGAACCCAAGATAATAGCGATTCCTGATCTTACCTGCAATGATGAACTTATCTGAGATGTATTTTTCTGGTTCTTCGAATGGAGATAGGACTGCATATAATCCCTTTCTGATTCTTTGAAGTTTACCTTCCGCAAGCAGTTTGGCTGTATATTCACTATAAATGTATTTGGGAATGAGTGCAGGACTGAGCGTCAGTTCAGTGATTTCAAGAGCTGCTTTTTTGATTTCCCGGGATGTTACAACTTTCTTTTTAAGTAGCTTTTTGTAAAGTCTATCTCTTTTTCTGACCATCTACCGGGTCTTTTGATTTTAAATATTTTAAAGTTATCCATGCTTTTAGCATAGAGATCAGTAAAAAGACGATATTAATGCGAACATAATACATTCTTTATACTATTGTTTTTCAGCACCCCATCCCACAAATATTTATTTCAACAGCAATGGTGCAGTCCCTGTCGCACCCACTGATACTCGGGGCCGCCGCCTACATATAGTCTCTCCCATCCTATCCCTTCACATGTATGGTTGATGTCCCGACCCCTGTCCATTTCACATCTATTCTCATAGGTATGCGCCGGGTAAGCGCTTCGATATGGCTGATCGCACCAATGGTTCTGCCAGATAACCGCAGGCTTTCCAGTGCATTCAGGGCGGCATCCAGGGTCTCGCTGTCCAGTGCGCCAAAGCCCTCGTCCAAAAACAGGGATTCCAGGCTTGAGCACCCGCTGCTAAGTTCTGAGAAGTGCCAGTACCAGCCCCAGGCTGACCGGGAATGATTCACAGCCGGATAAGGGTCTCGACCGGGCGTTGTTCGCCTGCGTTCCACAGGTCTATTACCACTATATCCTTTTAGGTCAACAGCCCTTAATGCATATCTTGAGGTTATAGAGGCTGTCTAACAATTACTGTCAGTAACAAATCTCTTGCTTCTTTTTCGATTTAAAGCTCCAATTTGTCTATTTTTCATTTGGATTTTAAATTACCTGACAATCTCTGAAATATAAGGTATCCACACACGAGCCCCCTCGCACTGGCTGGGGGACGGCTCTCTCAGTCTCTAATCGGCAGTGTACCTCACATCATGAAATTTTGGCAATTGATTATATCCAATCTCTGGTTCATTTGAACGATGCAATCTAATGAGCTCTACTTCCTTCTTATTAACTTCCGGGTCGGTCGCAGTTTCTGATTCCCAGATAATTTCTTTTCGTATTGTAAAATCACGGCGTTGTTCGCGCATAAAATCTTTTTCAATTAATTCACTGGATGCGCTTCCAAAATAGTTGATGCTGTCTGTCAAATCTTTCCAAATGTAAATCTTACCGTTTGGATAGGTGATTTTATAAATTACTTTCATGGTCTACACCTTTTCATTTTTTCGCTGGCCACTTAAGTCAATGACCCCGAATAGCGTTACGTTCTGTCCGGGGCATCAACGGGGTTGGAGGTCGGATAGTAAAACGAATGTATTGGGTAGACGTATGATTGCCGAAGGCAGTGTAGAGTTTGGTTTCCATTTCCTCATTTTATAAAGTTATAGCAGAAGTCAATTACCCTAAGGATAGAAAATATAAGATAAATATG
This genomic window from ANME-2 cluster archaeon contains:
- a CDS encoding nucleotidyl transferase AbiEii/AbiGii toxin family protein, with the protein product MYNYNEMQEVTGFHRLEIEKVCRISTMLEKMMDVPFLKERLSLIGGTAINFIYTKPLARLSVDLDFNYRHIDEDDWGEVRTRIDHVIKQVLYTQGYVDADIKIDSSYPLGRMVVYYRNSVGKMDSFQIEIGYMRRFPLLRSDILADFNHICRNDKFKVKTPPKEELFANKWCTFLRRRSARDLYDVYTIARQDFDMDVFRKCAVIESILMGKPKLNEININSLLCNSLHFDNLARMVNLEDNIDYQAIKKDVLDFTQNIIGQLKENEIKMIETFYTQSMFNPDLVDDDGIFNEGLKDHPIIKWKHLKSNRK
- a CDS encoding GIY-YIG nuclease family protein, with amino-acid sequence MKVIYKITYPNGKIYIWKDLTDSINYFGSASSELIEKDFMREQRRDFTIRKEIIWESETATDPEVNKKEVELIRLHRSNEPEIGYNQLPKFHDVRYTAD